Proteins from a genomic interval of Bacillota bacterium:
- a CDS encoding putative toxin-antitoxin system toxin component, PIN family, whose protein sequence is MIKACLDTNVFVSGTISSSGAPFEILEAWRNRKFILLVSDEIIAEVSKVLNYPKIKTAFSLTDEKIEKSLLLLSKYSQRTPGELKLDVITEDPSDNIFLACAVEGKADFIISGDNHLLQIGTYQRIQIITPREFIKQLRS, encoded by the coding sequence ATGATTAAGGCATGCTTAGATACCAATGTTTTTGTAAGCGGAACCATCTCAAGCTCAGGTGCTCCTTTTGAGATACTTGAAGCTTGGCGTAATCGCAAATTTATCCTGCTTGTTTCGGATGAGATTATTGCCGAGGTAAGCAAGGTCTTAAATTACCCCAAAATTAAAACTGCCTTTTCCCTAACAGATGAAAAGATCGAGAAGTCATTACTACTTCTTAGCAAATATTCACAAAGAACACCTGGTGAGCTAAAACTAGATGTTATTACCGAAGACCCTTCGGATAATATATTTTTAGCCTGTGCGGTTGAAGGAAAAGCGGACTTTATTATCTCTGGGGATAACCATTTACTTCAAATCGGCACTTATCAAAGAATTCAAATAATTACGCCTCGTGAGTTTATAAAGCAGTTAAGGTCTTGA
- a CDS encoding type II toxin-antitoxin system Phd/YefM family antitoxin, with translation MQVEKRENAMTARKNFGRLMEEAHYRGDEIIVERAGKPMVAIISYAEFQEFKQQREKDFEILDKIRAANQGVKPEEVEAAVESAISEIRKGKA, from the coding sequence ATGCAAGTGGAAAAAAGAGAAAATGCGATGACAGCCCGGAAGAATTTTGGCAGGCTTATGGAAGAAGCCCACTATAGAGGCGATGAGATTATTGTTGAACGGGCTGGCAAACCAATGGTAGCTATAATCTCATATGCCGAATTTCAAGAGTTTAAGCAGCAACGGGAGAAGGATTTTGAAATTCTAGATAAGATTAGGGCTGCTAATCAAGGTGTCAAACCAGAAGAAGTAGAGGCTGCTGTTGAATCGGCTATCTCTGAGATCAGAAAAGGTAAAGCATGA